The following proteins come from a genomic window of Pseudomonas sp. MAG733B:
- a CDS encoding transporter substrate-binding domain-containing protein, which translates to MDLRLAWSLLGLALLPTLSIAAGKCERLVVTGSPDAPPYLWQDPQNPKHLIGASADLLQQVAGELGLKVELLYAGKRSQALDEVRSGRMDMLADASLTVSELESLDYIHPPLLENDYLVWTRKDSPLVYNDVQDLHGHPGALSEKSRLTSAFVTFADQQLSLTRTPNLTQAFQKLLLGEVEFVLAGRYSGMAMAQTLGMANDLVARAQPVDKPGLFLALSHNSACNDPWLRGQLAKKMTELPASGLTEAVLQRNIERWNAQQKQPVSAPKQ; encoded by the coding sequence ATGGATCTGCGTCTTGCGTGGAGCTTGCTGGGGTTGGCGTTGTTGCCGACGCTATCGATCGCGGCGGGCAAATGCGAACGCCTGGTAGTGACCGGCAGCCCGGATGCGCCTCCGTACCTGTGGCAAGACCCGCAAAATCCCAAGCACTTGATCGGCGCCAGTGCCGATCTGTTGCAGCAAGTGGCGGGGGAGTTAGGGCTGAAGGTCGAACTGCTTTATGCCGGTAAACGCTCCCAGGCCTTGGACGAGGTACGCAGTGGGCGCATGGACATGCTGGCCGACGCCAGTTTGACGGTCAGTGAGCTGGAGTCCCTGGACTACATTCATCCACCGCTGCTGGAAAACGATTACCTGGTCTGGACCCGTAAAGACTCGCCACTGGTCTACAACGACGTGCAGGACCTGCACGGCCATCCCGGCGCTTTGTCGGAAAAGTCTCGATTGACCTCGGCATTCGTCACATTTGCCGATCAGCAATTGTCTCTCACCCGTACACCCAATCTCACCCAGGCCTTTCAGAAATTGCTCCTGGGCGAAGTGGAATTTGTCCTCGCCGGACGTTACTCGGGCATGGCAATGGCGCAGACATTGGGCATGGCCAATGACTTGGTCGCCCGTGCGCAACCGGTCGACAAGCCGGGGTTGTTTCTGGCGCTTTCCCATAACTCTGCCTGCAACGATCCGTGGTTGCGCGGACAGCTGGCCAAAAAGATGACAGAATTGCCCGCGTCCGGACTGACGGAGGCTGTACTGCAACGCAATATCGAGCGTTGGAACGCGCAGCAGAAGCAACCTGTCAGTGCCCCAAAACAGTAG